A part of Paenibacillus donghaensis genomic DNA contains:
- a CDS encoding S-layer homology domain-containing protein, which produces MKRSSTWKVFMILALVSALLSGCVLTASSITINYTNEKPSSSEQLFFRYLDGTVVQVPDAGSGNSVTVPTNSTKTIVGGYVTDNGISWVPDYSYGPFGSYTLNVNGLQIHKPTSAVDHIVLAKQPEMDANQPGYLNITLAVYDSDGELVKGRTEIFAHASDPNLVFYNTDPDVNNKGEAVVKEGFSWYTVDGLVTFLIQSGTTDIPTPIAVYSGAQLITDNVLHKITGVKVGTPGDVYSLHVGDSVAMNAEISPADAANPVVTWSVLDGTGSAAIDADGLLTALSAGTVTVQATANDGSGVVGSTQITITAAPTPTPTPAATATAAPTPTPTPAATATAAPTPTPTPAATATAAPTPTPTPAATATAAPTPTPTPAATATAAPTPTPTPAATATAVPTLTPTPAATATAVPTLTPTPATVTVLVYSITVTGDSSVQAGQSIQLAAAVAPAEATDKAVAWSAQNGTGAATIDASGVLTGTSAGTIIVKAAAVDGSAVYGTKAVEVIAAYVGGNGGGSSSTPIPTTVVVSTPMPTPMPVATPAATPGPSTQPKANFNDKVVNIENLISSLSKKVEEAKAQPAAVKFTDTTSHWAAATVDIFIKLGVVNGYKDGTFHPNASITRAEFATIIAKVFDLSSTVTGSELTDISGHWAEASIRTLRDKGVISGYQNGTFKPNQEISRAEIISIIAKIVNLNSVNTAGAPAFSDIDAVWNKDQIEQAAAAGIISGDAKGDFLPKKQASRAEALTIVLHVLQSNPELNTLLESIK; this is translated from the coding sequence ATGAAAAGATCTTCAACATGGAAAGTATTTATGATTTTGGCCTTGGTTTCGGCTTTGTTAAGCGGGTGTGTCCTAACTGCCAGCTCCATAACGATTAATTATACGAATGAGAAGCCAAGCTCTTCAGAACAATTATTCTTCAGATATTTGGATGGAACAGTGGTGCAGGTGCCTGATGCCGGATCGGGGAATAGCGTAACTGTTCCGACTAACAGTACTAAAACGATTGTAGGCGGGTACGTGACCGACAATGGGATCAGCTGGGTTCCGGACTATTCGTATGGACCTTTTGGATCCTATACATTAAATGTGAACGGACTTCAAATCCATAAACCTACAAGTGCTGTAGACCATATAGTGCTTGCTAAACAACCGGAGATGGATGCCAACCAGCCAGGGTATTTAAATATCACTCTTGCGGTTTATGATAGCGATGGCGAGCTTGTGAAAGGGCGGACAGAGATCTTCGCGCATGCCAGTGATCCCAATTTAGTATTTTACAACACAGACCCTGATGTCAATAATAAGGGCGAAGCAGTAGTAAAAGAAGGTTTCTCCTGGTATACAGTCGACGGGCTGGTTACTTTTCTGATCCAATCGGGGACTACGGATATCCCGACTCCTATTGCTGTCTATTCGGGCGCACAGTTAATTACGGATAATGTCTTGCATAAAATAACTGGCGTTAAGGTGGGCACTCCTGGGGATGTCTATTCCTTGCATGTGGGTGATTCCGTAGCTATGAATGCAGAAATTTCACCAGCAGATGCGGCTAACCCGGTCGTTACTTGGTCCGTTCTGGATGGAACAGGATCGGCTGCAATCGATGCGGATGGCTTACTGACAGCTCTTTCAGCCGGAACTGTAACGGTACAAGCCACAGCTAATGATGGAAGTGGAGTAGTAGGCAGCACACAAATAACTATAACGGCAGCACCAACGCCGACACCAACGCCAGCAGCGACAGCAACGGCAGCACCAACGCCGACACCAACGCCAGCAGCGACAGCAACGGCAGCACCAACGCCGACACCAACGCCAGCAGCGACAGCAACGGCAGCACCAACGCCGACACCAACGCCAGCAGCGACAGCAACGGCAGCACCAACGCCGACACCAACGCCAGCAGCGACAGCAACGGCAGCACCAACGCCGACACCAACGCCAGCAGCGACAGCAACGGCAGTACCAACGCTGACACCAACGCCAGCAGCGACAGCAACGGCAGTACCAACGCTGACACCAACGCCAGCTACAGTTACTGTTCTGGTGTATTCTATTACGGTAACTGGAGATTCGTCGGTTCAAGCGGGTCAGTCTATTCAACTGGCTGCGGCGGTTGCACCTGCAGAGGCCACAGACAAAGCTGTTGCATGGTCTGCTCAAAACGGAACAGGCGCAGCCACTATTGATGCGAGCGGTGTGTTAACAGGCACATCAGCAGGGACAATCATCGTTAAGGCTGCGGCTGTGGATGGCTCTGCTGTCTATGGGACTAAAGCTGTTGAAGTCATAGCGGCTTACGTAGGCGGTAATGGGGGAGGTTCCTCTTCTACACCAATACCAACCACGGTAGTAGTATCAACACCGATGCCAACACCAATGCCTGTGGCGACCCCGGCAGCAACGCCTGGACCAAGTACACAGCCTAAAGCGAATTTTAATGACAAAGTGGTCAACATCGAGAATCTTATATCCAGCCTCAGCAAAAAAGTAGAGGAAGCCAAAGCTCAACCGGCTGCGGTGAAATTTACCGATACGACCTCCCATTGGGCGGCTGCGACTGTTGACATTTTCATTAAATTAGGAGTGGTTAATGGTTATAAGGATGGGACCTTTCACCCTAATGCAAGTATCACACGTGCGGAGTTTGCTACGATTATTGCCAAAGTATTCGATCTTTCCAGTACCGTTACTGGGAGTGAATTAACTGATATTTCCGGCCATTGGGCCGAGGCTTCCATTCGTACTTTGCGGGACAAGGGAGTGATCTCAGGCTACCAGAATGGCACATTCAAGCCTAATCAGGAAATCAGCCGTGCGGAGATTATCTCTATTATTGCAAAAATTGTTAACCTTAACAGCGTGAACACTGCTGGAGCCCCCGCTTTCTCGGATATTGATGCTGTGTGGAACAAGGACCAAATCGAGCAAGCTGCAGCAGCAGGCATTATTAGCGGAGATGCTAAGGGAGATTTTCTTCCCAAGAAGCAAGCTTCCCGCGCGGAAGCATTAACTATTGTGCTGCACGTCCTGCAGAGCAATCCGGAGCTTAATACTCTCCTGGAGTCCATTAAGTAG
- a CDS encoding hemoblobin-interacting domain-containing protein yields MATVSKMMAIVITAVTVLTVSPSESHAASPIAPLTSATAEVGSDNTAVTVTFNTYTNPTASLADLMSNIQIERSGSNAFVDLSTDHGNNTISRTADGALVLTLHTALTGTTNAINVKAGSIMNKDEVPSANDITISGISAHDITPPAYVGSSSSNGNQVNLNFDEDFTINAPDGATQDQVNAYLKSKLSVAVDGEHFVPVTEQEGDIYQNGSRQIYLNYHNDMKVILGARTLVQVAAGTLKDAAGNLNEDMILHVSPPTIQSATVSSDNHEVILTFYGDVLDLTNNSLGNYIRLYKGTGNWKSLVTGDAASIVDGKLHIHFAEALAGTTNQIMIDRRALKDTYGNVQNDVVLTALLPANIGGVDPSPADTTPPTYLYSYLSNSVQDLNLVFDEDVENARADVASFLQGVQWYDSVIGSWRYSLPSDITLTFAGPLVTIHFAAPLTGNQYLFEFDSNHFKDTAGNAVNNSVGTNWFFPQRQGISYSEGYFSHDGRQLSLGFNNNNSNLSLVDQTLVDGVSQLKEHITLSTDYGVTYAPLDEQDVVSVSGNRINIFFHEAKQVGSVKVRVDAGVVSDSYDTIRNVAVDAVVAYNTPEITGYFLSNTASEFVFADNAAWRNRVQAVRIYENNVGTERVLNSSEYSLSEGKLTVTNGVFQKGHYYRISVDAAGYSSRNFEGRAYVSSEIFYITAPVVTAENGITAKINLFNNVDTDNNNYSIGNQVVLFELFDGSTPVSIVAANLKLNTGTYSANFNVMDGATNPNYTVRAYVVSKYSSDSTNLGLNLATVKTQLELDQANSSNDNNNEE; encoded by the coding sequence CTTGGCAGATCTAATGTCGAATATTCAAATTGAGCGTTCCGGTTCCAATGCCTTCGTCGATCTTTCAACGGATCATGGCAATAACACAATTAGTAGGACTGCTGATGGCGCCTTAGTCCTTACCCTCCACACGGCACTAACTGGAACAACTAATGCAATCAACGTGAAGGCTGGCTCCATCATGAATAAGGACGAGGTCCCCTCTGCTAATGATATCACGATCTCTGGGATCTCAGCACATGATATTACGCCTCCCGCTTATGTAGGCTCCTCGTCCAGCAATGGTAATCAAGTGAATTTGAATTTTGATGAGGATTTTACGATCAATGCCCCGGATGGCGCCACTCAGGATCAAGTCAACGCTTATCTAAAAAGTAAATTGAGTGTCGCGGTAGACGGAGAACACTTTGTCCCGGTAACGGAACAAGAGGGCGATATCTATCAAAATGGCTCAAGACAAATCTATCTGAATTATCATAATGACATGAAGGTGATCCTCGGAGCCCGTACGCTGGTTCAAGTCGCCGCCGGTACCCTGAAGGATGCAGCTGGCAACCTCAATGAGGACATGATTCTGCATGTCAGTCCGCCAACGATTCAGAGCGCAACCGTCAGCAGTGACAACCATGAGGTAATCCTTACTTTTTACGGCGATGTGCTGGATCTTACCAACAATTCTTTAGGCAATTATATCCGTTTATACAAAGGTACCGGGAACTGGAAGAGCTTGGTCACAGGGGATGCCGCATCCATAGTTGACGGCAAGCTGCATATCCACTTTGCTGAAGCCTTGGCAGGAACGACTAATCAAATCATGATCGATCGTAGAGCGCTAAAGGACACTTATGGAAATGTTCAAAATGATGTCGTATTGACCGCTCTGTTGCCAGCGAATATTGGGGGAGTAGACCCGTCCCCGGCAGATACCACCCCTCCAACCTATCTCTATTCCTATTTATCGAATTCTGTACAGGATTTGAATCTTGTTTTTGACGAAGATGTAGAGAATGCCAGAGCGGATGTTGCCAGCTTCCTGCAGGGCGTCCAATGGTACGATTCCGTGATCGGAAGCTGGCGCTATAGCCTTCCTTCAGACATCACACTAACCTTCGCAGGTCCGCTGGTGACGATTCATTTTGCTGCACCGTTAACTGGGAATCAATACCTTTTTGAATTTGACTCCAATCATTTCAAAGATACAGCCGGGAACGCTGTGAATAACAGTGTGGGTACGAATTGGTTCTTTCCACAAAGGCAAGGTATTAGTTATAGTGAAGGGTACTTCTCGCACGATGGCCGTCAGTTGAGCCTGGGGTTTAATAACAACAATTCCAATTTAAGTCTGGTAGATCAAACCCTGGTGGATGGCGTATCCCAGTTAAAAGAGCATATTACTCTTTCGACCGATTATGGTGTAACCTATGCACCTTTGGATGAGCAGGATGTAGTCTCTGTTTCAGGGAATAGAATCAACATCTTTTTTCATGAAGCGAAACAGGTGGGTTCCGTAAAAGTGAGAGTGGATGCAGGCGTGGTAAGCGATTCATACGATACGATTCGGAATGTCGCAGTAGATGCAGTGGTTGCCTACAACACCCCTGAAATTACAGGTTATTTCTTAAGCAATACAGCCAGCGAATTTGTTTTTGCAGACAATGCAGCTTGGAGAAACCGTGTGCAAGCGGTCAGAATCTATGAAAACAATGTCGGCACGGAACGGGTATTGAACAGCTCGGAATATTCCCTGAGTGAAGGGAAGCTTACGGTCACGAATGGAGTATTCCAGAAAGGTCATTACTACCGGATCAGTGTAGACGCCGCAGGATACAGCAGCAGGAATTTTGAAGGCAGAGCTTATGTATCTTCTGAAATCTTCTATATCACAGCGCCGGTTGTGACTGCAGAGAATGGAATCACAGCCAAAATTAATTTGTTCAACAATGTGGATACAGATAACAATAATTATTCAATCGGTAATCAAGTGGTTCTATTCGAGTTATTCGATGGTTCCACACCAGTCAGCATTGTTGCCGCCAATCTGAAATTGAACACCGGAACGTACTCCGCGAACTTCAATGTGATGGATGGAGCTACGAATCCTAATTACACGGTCAGAGCTTACGTTGTTAGTAAATATAGCAGTGATTCTACGAATCTTGGACTGAACCTGGCTACAGTTAAGACGCAGCTTGAGCTTGATCAAGCTAACAGCAGTAATGATAATAATAATGAGGAATAG
- a CDS encoding S-layer homology domain-containing protein: protein MNTITSIEPGGNVVISGTSTLNEVIIKVLRPTNSTVFYDITQVKDGQFSSSFTLAKSEAAGAYKVIAGQADQVATQELVVKAATTGGGTGGEPGGGTGGEPGGGTGGEPGGGTGGEPGGGTGGEPGGGTGGEPGGGTGGEPGGGSSDGSGSGSGTGTVTGSGSSTIPVGTISTPGKPITPPGTKAEPVKVNTSKNVAVSKAAADGHVTVSVTQDAAALADALAQAAKQDNHGDAPMIFITYNNPVGEGVQFKLSLSVLATAALNAPNTVISLQTNDGEYSLPLNVIDFTAIAQSLGTANADASIQVNISAATADLNAKIQASALNITASQLGSAIEFSVIAAGNGKTIELNHFGSTYVERSMVLANPVDETHATVVLYDPSTGQFSFVPAVFEKQADGSTKVTFKRNGNSIYTVLSSNKSFNDLSKHWAKGDIELLASKLVVKGATDSSFAPDSHITRAEFAALLVRSLGITTDAVPTAFTDVKSTDWYAGAIGAAVQSKLVEGVSGNSFKPNDTITREQMAVMISRAITTVGKARDSIGNQNQLLAQFQDKASISSWAQGPVAQAIEAKIITGMTPEKFIPSAKASRAQAVVMLSRFMQYVGFMN from the coding sequence TTGAACACCATAACATCGATTGAGCCCGGCGGAAATGTAGTGATTTCCGGGACTTCTACTCTAAATGAAGTAATCATCAAAGTGTTGCGCCCAACGAACAGTACGGTATTCTACGATATCACTCAGGTAAAAGACGGGCAGTTCTCCAGTTCGTTTACTTTGGCTAAAAGTGAGGCCGCCGGAGCCTATAAAGTTATTGCCGGACAAGCGGATCAAGTCGCTACACAGGAGTTAGTTGTAAAAGCAGCAACTACTGGCGGTGGAACGGGTGGTGAACCTGGCGGTGGAACGGGTGGTGAACCTGGCGGTGGAACGGGTGGTGAGCCTGGTGGTGGAACGGGCGGTGAACCTGGCGGTGGAACGGGTGGTGAACCTGGCGGTGGAACGGGTGGTGAACCTGGTGGTGGAACTGGCGGCGAACCTGGCGGTGGGTCTAGTGATGGATCTGGCAGCGGCAGTGGTACGGGTACAGTCACTGGCAGCGGCAGCAGTACTATTCCTGTTGGAACGATCTCGACTCCTGGTAAGCCGATCACTCCACCTGGGACTAAGGCGGAACCCGTCAAGGTCAATACCAGTAAAAATGTTGCCGTGTCTAAAGCAGCGGCGGATGGTCATGTAACGGTCAGCGTTACACAAGACGCGGCTGCGCTCGCTGATGCGCTTGCCCAAGCGGCCAAACAGGATAACCATGGAGATGCACCCATGATCTTCATTACTTACAATAATCCTGTGGGTGAGGGAGTTCAGTTTAAGCTTTCGTTATCCGTATTGGCGACTGCGGCGTTGAATGCGCCTAATACAGTCATTTCTCTGCAAACCAATGACGGGGAGTATTCCTTGCCCCTGAATGTGATTGATTTTACCGCAATCGCGCAAAGTTTAGGTACTGCAAATGCTGATGCGAGTATCCAAGTGAATATCTCGGCAGCAACAGCAGACCTCAACGCTAAAATCCAAGCGAGTGCACTGAATATTACGGCTTCCCAATTAGGAAGCGCCATTGAATTCTCTGTGATTGCAGCAGGCAACGGGAAGACGATCGAGTTAAACCATTTTGGGTCAACCTATGTGGAACGGTCTATGGTCTTGGCGAATCCTGTAGATGAGACTCATGCGACAGTGGTGCTCTATGATCCATCAACCGGTCAGTTCTCTTTTGTACCTGCAGTTTTTGAAAAGCAGGCAGATGGCTCCACGAAGGTTACCTTCAAGCGGAACGGCAACAGTATTTATACGGTTCTTTCCTCCAACAAGTCGTTCAATGATCTCAGCAAGCATTGGGCAAAAGGGGATATAGAGCTGCTGGCTTCCAAGCTGGTCGTAAAGGGTGCCACCGATAGCAGCTTTGCACCGGATAGCCACATTACAAGAGCCGAATTCGCAGCATTGCTGGTCCGCTCTTTAGGGATAACCACGGATGCAGTTCCAACTGCCTTCACAGATGTGAAATCCACGGATTGGTATGCCGGGGCCATTGGCGCGGCCGTTCAATCCAAGCTGGTGGAAGGTGTAAGTGGCAACAGCTTCAAACCGAATGACACGATTACCCGTGAACAAATGGCGGTTATGATCTCAAGAGCGATCACTACTGTAGGTAAAGCAAGGGATAGCATCGGGAATCAAAATCAGCTGTTAGCACAATTCCAAGACAAAGCTTCGATCAGCAGTTGGGCGCAAGGGCCTGTAGCTCAAGCTATTGAAGCAAAGATCATCACAGGCATGACCCCTGAGAAATTCATCCCATCCGCAAAGGCCAGCCGGGCACAGGCGGTTGTCATGTTATCACGGTTCATGCAGTATGTTGGCTTTATGAATTAA